In Acanthopagrus latus isolate v.2019 chromosome 16, fAcaLat1.1, whole genome shotgun sequence, one DNA window encodes the following:
- the clmn gene encoding calmin, which yields MAGHEWEDWFEREEFIGQISDMRVQNLQVEREVVQKRTFTRWMNLHLEKCDPPIEVHDLFRDIQDGHILMALLEELSGCKLLHGFKKSSHRIFRLNNIAKVLSFLEERNVKLVSIDAADVADGNSSIILGLIWNIILFFQIKELTGNIRSQFPSTSSLSSIPTSSDSDTSFCSTPSEERQSASMAMREHGKAIKKLLQWVQKRTRKFGVAVQDFGKSWTSGLAFLAVIKSIDSSLVDMRKALLRTARENLEDAFRIAHYSLGIPRLLEPEDVAINPPDEQSIMTYVSQFLEHFPGIEEPEDHCQVIERSISMCRLNFRDSDLDYMRNGANRSRVRDRSYMFQRDSAKPPPKILVSSVSEDRSTMPSSFRRTAARSWSSEDFLADSPHMEDTSNSTVEKPKETSSEVLINSTSNSPQQTYAHSPTGSSVPESVNTESVIEDSAISSPDSWVESEFGVTPEKLCESRSDSSLCDSGTAWDVYRATPVEITTLDEGFVPSAEDKAPDDQSITDSYIDEGIYSMSTLESLQERTQGDSGEKQAEVTREEEANLEKHNQDTALKPREEESSSGLADAEALANSGFDDLLETKNINNQSQPASNTDLPPSDHCEVLVKQTSVEQSTGEPSKKAVDFTGDTQDHAGQINGQTESQDERKNKSEEVEVETKCQKTKASSDVTRLESGEGSGILEERDEGIAETEDKASEGILKEYTAPKESFSSEICDALANTSPANQDGASSLDPSIGMNIPLISISSEPEQQNEEGTCDPERRAQAGDDEAHRGDAADSKGTDTDVNSPQSPDESSCYSSDNKDKNSVDILSSPVSESVKPTSSEQIRDIEIGHLGDTDEPNISRSSNSDICGPDSIDTSERSEAKQECESPQHDSQTGNTKSDLTAQTSSSDVKSQPENTEQEKDLTDQLDGVQVRLGRSFSDKETAATPQNTVDAVDSKPNGTTGSVPGDMDLFYTGFDRNSPTDDLVGDPVEPMDLFYPDKEDPMFTEPPDTEMQSWPSVLSVSPLQPAPTSEMLPEDQPLTLQGEDFRNGVDSVQEKDEANMITKTSQETDKASESQEHCLLPGEKTGGLRGGDVPVDGSDLSEAEQQISGPAGGSTAPVRIDTLRSSRQDESQIPTVLRHRKGLRFTESTDNQPAATRRADDGDSNLWCSDSWELYLLLLLWLLLYCWWLLPQMELKTLPSQLLNLNH from the exons TGTGACCCACCGATTGAGGTTCATGACCTTTTCCGAGACATACAGGACGGACACATCCTCATggccctgctggaggagctctCTGGCTGCAAGCTG CTTCATGGGTTCAAAAAGTCCTCCCATCGTATTTTCAGACTCAACAACATCGCCAAGGTCCTCTCTTTCCTGGAGGAGAGAAAC GTGAAGCTGGTCAGTATCGATGCAGCTGATGTTGCTGATGGAAACTCCTCCATCATCCTGGGGCTCATCTGGAacatcatcctcttcttccaG ATTAAGGAGCTGACCGGAAACATCAGGAGTCAgttcccctccacctccagcctgTCGTCCATCCCCACCAGCTCCGACTCTGACACGTCCTTCTGCAGCACGCCATCTGAAGAGAGACAGTCAGCGTCCATGGCCATGCGAGAACATGGCAAGGCCATCAAGAAACTGCTGCAGTGGGTACAGAAGCGAACACGCAA GTTTGGTGTGGCGGTGCAGGACTTTGGGAAGAGCTGGACAAGTGGTCTGGCCTTCTTGGCTGTCATTAAGTCCATTGACTCTAGCCTTGTGGACATGAGGAAGGCATTGCTTAGGACGGCCAGAGAGAATCTAGAGGATGCCTTCAGGATAGCCCACTACAGCCTGGGTATCCCACGCCTCCTGGAGCCTGAGG ATGTGGCTATCAACCCACCAGATGAACAGTCAATCATGACATATGTGTCGCAGTTCCTAGAGCACTTCCCAGGCATAGAGGAG CCGGAGGACCACTGCCAGGTGATTGAAAGAAGCATCTCCATGTGCCGACTCAACTTCCGCGACAGCGACTTGGACTACATGAGGAATGGTGCCAACAGAAGCAGAGTGAGGGATAGGTCCTATATGTTCCAGAGGGACTCTGCCAAACCTCCACCCAAAATCTTGGTTTCCTCTGTGTCAGAAGACAGAAGCACCATGCCATCTTCCTTCAGACGGACTGCAGCTCGCTCGTGGTCCAGTGAGGACTTCTTGGCCGATTCCCCCCATATGGAGGACACCAGCAACAGTACGGTCGAAAAGCCCAAGGAAACTTCCAGTGAGGTCTTAATCAACTCAACCTCTAACTCCCCCCAACAGACTTACGCTCACTCACCTACTGGCTCATCAGTGCCTGAGTCTGTCAACACTGAGTCAGTAATTGAAGACTCTGCAATCAGCTCACCAGACTCCTGGGTGGAGAGCGAGTTTGGGGTCACGCCAGAGAAGCTTTGCGAGAGCCGAAGTGACAGTTCTCTGTGCGACAGTGGAACAGCCTGGGATGTGTACCGCGCTACCCCTGTGGAGATCACCACTCTCGATGAAGGATTTGTCCCATCCGCGGAGGATAAAGCCCCGGATGATCAGTCGATCACAGACTCGTATATTGATGAAGGGATTTACTCAATGAGCACATTGGAGAGCTTGCAGGAGAGAACTCAAGGGGATTCTGGGGAAAAGCAAGCAGAAGTGACGAGGGAGGAAGAGGCCAACCTTGAGAAGCACAACCAGGACACAGCACTAAAACCGAGAGAGGAAGAATCTTCTTCTGGACTGGCTGATGCAGAAGCACTAGCCAACTCTGGTTTTGATGATCTCCTCGAaactaaaaatataaataaccaGTCCCAACCTGCCTCCAACACTGACCTACCACCCTCTGACCATTGTGAAGTACTTGTGAAGCAAACCAGTGTTGAACAGAGCACTGGAGAACCTTCAAAGAAAGCTGTGGACTTCACTGGAGATACTCAAGACCACGCAGGACAAATTAATGGTCAAACTGAGAGTCAGGATGAGAGAAAGAATAAATCTGAGGAAGTCGAAGTGGAAACCAAGTGTCAGAAAACAAAGGCTTCTTCAGATGTGACAAGACTGGAGTCAGGTGAGGGGTCAGGGATTTTAGAGGAGAGGGATGAAGGGATTGCAGAAACAGAAGACAAAGCAAGTGAAGGAATTCTAAAAGAATACACAGCTCCTAAAGAAAGCTTCAGCTCAGAGATATGTGATGCTTTAGCAAACACATCTCCAGCCAACCAAGACGGAGCCTCAAGTTTGGACCCAAGCATCGGCATGAATATCCCTCTGATCTCTATTTCCAGTGAGCCAGAGCAGCAGAACGAAGAGGGAACATGTGACCCAGAAAGACGAGCTCAAGCTGGGGATGATGAGGCACATCGGGGAGATGCAGCTGACAGTAAGGGAACTGACACAGATGTTAACAGCCCGCAAAGTCCAGATGAATCGAGCTGTTACTCCAgtgacaataaagacaaaaactcTGTCGACATTCTTTCCAGTCCGGTATCAGAAAGTGTGAAACCAACATCTTCAGAACAAATAAGAGACATTGAAATTGGACATTTGGGTGACACGGATGAACCCAACATCAGCAGATCATCAAACTCAGACATATGCGGGCCAGACTCAATAGATACCAGTGAAAGAAGTGAAGCCAAACAGGAATGTGAGTCTCCTCAGCATGACTCTCAGACAGGTAACACCAAGAGTGACTTGACAGCTCAGACATCTTCTTCAGATGTTAAATCTCAACCAGAGAATACTGAGCAAGAAAAAGATCTGACTGATCAACTGGATGGAGTCCAGGTCAGACTGGGTCGCTCCTTTTCTGACAAAGAGACAGCTGCCACGCCGCAGAACACAGTGGATGCAGTCGACTCAAAACCAAACGGTACCACAGGCAGTGTGCCCGGCGACATGGACTTGTTTTACACAGGCTTTGATCGAAATTCTCCCACAGATGATTTAGTTGGCGACCCTGTTGAACCCATGGATCTGTTCTACCCTGACAAAGAGGATCCCATGTTCACAGAGCCACCTGATACCGAGATGCAGAGTTGGCCATCTGTTTTGAGCGTATCTCCTCTCCAGCCAGCACCGACTTCAGAGATGCTGCCAGAGGACCAACCGCTCACCCTGCAGGGTGAAGATTTCAGGAATGGAGTAGATTCTGTCCAAGAGAAGGACGAGGCAAAT ATGATCACCAAGACGAGCCAGGAGACAGACAAAGCATCTGAATCCCAGGAACACTGCCTGTTGCCCGGGGAGAAGACAGGAGGTCTCCGGGGTGGTGATGTTCCAGTAGATGGCAGTGATCTCAGTGAGGCTGAGCAGCAGATCTCAGGCCCTGCCGGGGGAAGCACAGCGCCTGTGAG gaTTGACACTTTAAGGTCCAGCAGACAAGATGAAAGCCAGATCCCAACAGTCCTCCGGCACAGAAAGGGGCTCCGCTTCACCGAGTCCACG GACAATCAGCCTGCAGCGACCAGAAGAGCTGACGATGGAGACTCCAATCTGTG gtgcagTGACAGCTGGGAGCtctatctgctgctgctgctgtggctgctgctctactgctggTGGCTGCTGCCCCAGATGGAACTGAAGACTCTGCCCAGCCAGCTGCTGAACCTCAACCACTGa